The stretch of DNA GTCACCTTCGATCGCGACATGAACCCCGGCGGCATGAGTTGGACCGGCGGCGGCGAGAACTTTCCTACCTACGATGAAAGCCGCAAGGCGAGATGGATCAACGCCCGCACCTGTGTGTTACCTGTGCTGCTAGAGAAGGGTAAGTTCTATCGCGTCGGCATCAACGCCAAGAGCGCGCAGAACTTCAATAGCGCCGATGGCACGCCAGCGGCTCATGCCGTGATCGCGTTTGCGACCGAGAGGGCGAAACGCTCGGTCGCAAACAAAGTGAAAGCGCCGGAGATCGTTGAGCTGTCCCCTCCGAACGGGGCGACAATCGTTCCTTCCATCGATCAAAAAGAGATTAGCGTCACGTTCAACACGAAGATGGGGCAAGGGACATCCATCGTAAAGACAGGCGGCAAGATGCCTGATTTCGCAAAGGAAGACGCCGTGCGCTGGAGCAAGGACGGCCGCACTTGCACGATGACCGTCACCCTAAAACCCGGCACTAAGTATGAACTAGGGATCAACGGCTCACACGCCATCAACTTCCAAAGTGACGACGGCGTGCCGGCGCCAGCGACGGTGTGGAGCTTCACGACGAAAAGCAAGTAAAAAAATTCTTCTATCTTGTAGGAGGCGTCTCCGACGCCGATTACGCGCAACAATCGGTATTGGTATGGAGAACGTAATCGGCGTCGGAGACGCCTCCTACAAGAATCGATTTTGACGCGTTCCGGCTCCCCGTCATCAATGACGTTGGATCGCTCGGTGCGGATGATCGTTCGTTCGGTCCGCCCAGCGGACCCTACTTCCACTCGATCGATGCGGTCACCGGGTAATGATCCGACGGGTAGCGGCCGTCGTACGACGTGCGCACGATCTCCGCGTCGGTCGCTCGCAGCCCCTCGGTGTGGACGATGTAATCGATCCGCCAACCCTCTTCGCCCCCTTTGAAGTCGTGGTAGGTGCGTTCGTTCTTGCCGCGTTGCGGCTGGACTTCACGGAAGCTATCGACGAGCCGTCGCGGGCCGTCGCCGAGCAACGTTGTGATTGGCTCCTTCCTCTCGGTAACGTTGAGGTCGCCCATCACGATTGCGGGGCGGTCGCCGGCTAACTCTTCGAGCCGCTGACGGATGAGGGTGGCCGAGTAACTCCGCGCTTCGGCGGAGACGTGGTCCCAATGCGTGTTGACCACCAGCAGCTCGCGCCCGGCGGGTTCCCCGTCGTTGTGGTCACGCAGCACGGCCCATGTCGCCACGCGCGGGCATGCGGCGCCGGGGTATGTGCTCGGCTTGTCGGGCGTTTCGCTGAGCCAGAACGTGCCGGAGTCCACTAGCTCGAAGCGATCGGCGCGGTAGTAGAGGCACGAGTGCTCGCCCGCCTCAGCGCCGTCGTCGCGACCGACGCCGACAAAGGCATGACCCGGCAACGCCGCGTCGAGCTCCTGCACTTGGTTGCGATACGCCTCTTGCACGCCAAGCAGATCAGGGTCTACGTCGCTCGCCAGCCGCAGCGCAAGTTCGCGTCGGTGGTCGCCGCTCTTGCTGAGCCAGCCCGTCGGCTTGTCGGTGGCGACGCCGCCGTCGAAGTCGCCACGCAGGTTGAACGACATGACCGTGAACGGCTCCGCGGCAAATGCTCCGACCGGGGCAAGCAAGCCTAGAACAACGAAGGCGAAAAGAAATCCGAGCAGCTTCGACACGATTCATTCCAATCAACAAGGACGGATCCGACCGTCGCGACTCTCGCGATGGTCCTTGCAGGATACGACGAATCATACAACGAGGCGACTCACCAAGCCGCAACGGCGTCTGGTCCCCCACCAACCAAACTGGGGCCTCACTTCACAGCATGAGGCCGTTCGCCCGGCGAAAACAGCTTCTTTCGCCGCTAAGGAGGCTTCGGCACGCAAGTTGCCGCTTCTGACTATCACGCCTACCGTCTAAGAAGACAACCTCTTTCGCATTTGAATAGGAGTGCCCCGATGTCCGCAACTCCACTCGACCCCCACGCGCCGTTCAGTTACCTCTCGCCAGAGCCGCCCCTCGCAGGCGCGTCATCGAGGGCTCCGGCGAACCCCGCGCTGCCTCAAGGCCGCGTCGGCTTCTATCAGTCGCCAGATCAAGCGCGGGACGCCGTTAAGATGCTCGTCAACAGCGGCTTCGACTCCAAGCACGTCTACGTGTTGTACCGCGATAAGGACGAAACCTTCGACACCCTCGGCACCTGGGTCCCCGTCGAGCCGCCCTCCCAAGATTCGGGCCGGGTATTCATGGCGACTCATGGAGCGGGCTTCGGCATCGTCGGCGGCGCGTTCTTAGCGACGATCGTGGCGTGGCCGATTGCGGTGGTCGCAGCGGGCGTCGGCGGCTTGGCCGGCGGAGCCATCGGGGCGATGCTCGGCACGGGAACGTTCAGCAGCGATGAGACTCGCCGCCTAGTCGAGCACTACCACGACCGCATCGCCCAAGGCGCCGTCGTCGTCGTGGTCAAGCCGACTGAAGGCGAAGACCCCGCGAAGATGGAGAGGGCGGCAAAGCTGCTTGCTACCGCGGCGGACGACGAGCCACTTGAGGGGTAATCGCAAGATACTACACGTCAACGACGACGCCCTCTTCGAATACGCAGGCGACGGCGGCTTCAACCGCTTCTTCTGAGTCATCGACGTAACGCATTTCGGGCACGGCACGCTTATCGAGCACGACTTGAACTTTACAAAGGCGATATCCTTCAATGTCGATATTGATCGCAAGCCGGGTCCGCCAATCCCCGACTTCGGCTAAGGCTCGGTCAATCGTCTCTGCGTAACTTGAAGAGTATGCACTGCCATCTTTCGGCGTCGAATCGATTAGGAACGCCGGCGAGATCGGCGATGCCGCTTCAAAGGCGCCAATGTCGATGCGCAGCCCGCCCGACCCGCCGTCGAGCACGCGCGGGAAGCCGTCGCCGCGCTGATCGTCTTCACCCGTTGAGCTGAAACCAAGAATGCTCCACGGAACGGCGGTGCGAGTTGGGTCGCCCGCGTCGATGGCGGGACTCCCCGCCAGCAATGCATGGGTCCATGTCGGCCCGCCATTGTCTTGCAACGGCCCGAGCAGCGGATCGACGTTTAGTAGGTTGCCGACACCCGTCGCGGCATCGATCCCCGAGCCGGTCGTGTCGCCAATCAGTGAATATACGACGCTGATGCCGGTGTCCAGCACTCGTTGCAGATCGGGGCTGCCGGCAGGCGCGACGTTCCCCGCCAGTATCGTCCCGTGAAGGCGTCCCGAAGCCGAGGTGAGGTAGGCGCCGCCGCCGACCGAGTCGGCCGCATTGGCTGTAATCGTGCTGTGTGTCGCCGACAGGTCTCTTGCATAGACACCACCACCGAGCGTGTTGGCGCCCTCGACAGAATTGCCGCTGACGGTGCTCTGGACGAGCTCGACAAAGCCAACGCTATAAACGCCTCCCCCACGGGCGTTGTCGCCAACAGCACGATTCCCACTTACCGTGCTGCGGTAGAACCTGGCGTAGTTAGTTCTGCCAAGGTTCACGCCGCCGCCCTTGACGCCCGGCCCTTCGACTAGGTTGTCACTGATAGTCGAGTCGATAGCAACGAGTTCGCTCGCACTGATCCCACCGGCCAAGGGGTACGAAGAGGCGCCCCATGTCGGCGAGAAAATCAGATGGTTCCCGGTGACGGTGGATCGCTCGAGAACAATACGAGACGGCGTCCCCTGAATACCAGCGGCAAAATGCAAACCCAGTACCGTGCTTTGCAGCGTTGGATCGAATACTGTCGAGTTTCCTCGAATAACACTGTCGCTGATAAGGAGGTGGTCATCAGCCGTCGCCAAGCCGCCGCCTTGATTTCCGGATACCGTGGTCCCACGAATCTCCTCCTGCACGATAGCGCCGAATCCCGCATTGCGGCTGATGACGCTGTCGTAGATGGAGCGCGCTGATACTCCATTCAACTGATTATCGATGACATGAGTACGGAGGAACGTAGCGTTGACGGGGTAGGAGTAACCCGCGAGAACATAGGAAGGTGTAATCCGACCCGTGACCGGATCGAGAGGGCCAGAGTTGTCGGCGAGGACGACATCCGTGAACGAGACGACCGGTTGCGAGGACGGGCTGACGGGGCTGTCGATCGAGACGATCGCCTGCCTCAACGAATCGGTCCAAGAGCTGGCAATAGCGTTGTCGGAGATCGAAATTGCTTCGACGAATACCGCTCCCCGAGAGGTGATTGCTCCGCCATTCCGCAAGGCCGTGTTGCCGCTGACGGAACTGCCGACGATTGAAACAACCGGCGTTCCCGTTGGGTGATTGGCGCCGCCGACGGTGCGGCCTTCGGCGTAAATCCCGGCGCCGTAGGCGGCCGAGTTGCCATCGACGACGCTGTCCAGCAGCGATGCGGTTCCACGGGCGTA from Botrimarina mediterranea encodes:
- a CDS encoding general stress protein, coding for MSATPLDPHAPFSYLSPEPPLAGASSRAPANPALPQGRVGFYQSPDQARDAVKMLVNSGFDSKHVYVLYRDKDETFDTLGTWVPVEPPSQDSGRVFMATHGAGFGIVGGAFLATIVAWPIAVVAAGVGGLAGGAIGAMLGTGTFSSDETRRLVEHYHDRIAQGAVVVVVKPTEGEDPAKMERAAKLLATAADDEPLEG
- a CDS encoding endonuclease/exonuclease/phosphatase family protein, producing the protein MSKLLGFLFAFVVLGLLAPVGAFAAEPFTVMSFNLRGDFDGGVATDKPTGWLSKSGDHRRELALRLASDVDPDLLGVQEAYRNQVQELDAALPGHAFVGVGRDDGAEAGEHSCLYYRADRFELVDSGTFWLSETPDKPSTYPGAACPRVATWAVLRDHNDGEPAGRELLVVNTHWDHVSAEARSYSATLIRQRLEELAGDRPAIVMGDLNVTERKEPITTLLGDGPRRLVDSFREVQPQRGKNERTYHDFKGGEEGWRIDYIVHTEGLRATDAEIVRTSYDGRYPSDHYPVTASIEWK